One genomic window of Cupriavidus oxalaticus includes the following:
- a CDS encoding 3-hydroxybutyryl-CoA dehydrogenase — MSNQQTEEEKMAIRTVGIVGAGTMGNGIAQACAVVGLKVVMVDISDAAVQKGVATVAGSLDRLIKKEKLTEAQKADALARIQGSTSYDDLKATDIVIEAATENYDLKVKILRQIDGIVGENVIIASNTSSISITKLAAVTSRADRFIGMHFFNPVPVMALVELIRGLQTSDATHAAVEALAKELGKYPITVKNSPGFVVNRILCPMINEAFCVLGEGLASPEEIDEGMKLGCNHPIGPLALADMIGLDTMLAVMEVLYTEFADPKYRPAMLMREMVAAGYLGRKTGRGVYVYSK, encoded by the coding sequence ATAAGCAACCAGCAAACAGAGGAAGAGAAGATGGCAATCAGGACAGTAGGTATCGTCGGTGCCGGCACCATGGGCAATGGCATCGCCCAGGCCTGCGCAGTGGTCGGCCTGAAGGTGGTGATGGTCGACATCAGCGACGCCGCCGTGCAGAAGGGCGTGGCCACCGTGGCGGGCAGCCTGGACCGGCTGATCAAGAAGGAAAAGCTGACCGAGGCGCAAAAGGCCGACGCGCTGGCGCGCATCCAGGGCAGCACGTCATATGACGACCTCAAGGCCACCGACATCGTGATCGAGGCCGCCACCGAGAACTACGACCTGAAGGTCAAGATCCTCAGGCAGATCGACGGCATCGTCGGCGAGAACGTGATCATCGCGTCCAACACCTCGTCGATCTCGATCACCAAGCTGGCCGCGGTGACCTCGCGCGCCGACCGCTTTATCGGCATGCACTTCTTCAACCCGGTGCCGGTGATGGCGCTGGTCGAACTGATCCGCGGCCTGCAGACCAGCGACGCCACCCACGCCGCCGTGGAAGCGCTGGCGAAGGAACTGGGCAAGTACCCGATCACGGTCAAGAACAGCCCGGGCTTCGTCGTCAACCGCATCCTGTGCCCGATGATCAATGAAGCCTTCTGCGTGCTGGGCGAAGGCCTGGCCTCGCCCGAAGAGATCGACGAAGGCATGAAGCTGGGCTGCAACCACCCGATCGGCCCGCTGGCGCTGGCCGACATGATCGGCCTGGACACCATGCTGGCCGTGATGGAAGTGCTGTACACCGAATTCGCCGATCCGAAGTACCGTCCGGCGATGCTGATGCGCGAGATGGTGGCCGCCGGCTACCTGGGCCGCAAGACCGGCCGCGGTGTCTACGTCTACAGCAAGTAA